Proteins from one Scyliorhinus canicula chromosome 6, sScyCan1.1, whole genome shotgun sequence genomic window:
- the LOC119968005 gene encoding probable G-protein coupled receptor 139 encodes MHRPIQWVRKIFYPILAIVGVPVNGVAIVILSHGNIGLSTCTTRYLVAMAMADLLVIITEVIFNRINSYYFPVSLLRITPVCSVIHVLNRAALDCSVWFTVAFTFDRFIAICWLKLKSKYCTKRTAAVILATTGILLCLKSIPIYFRFKPKLIVYNVPFFCSNKRSYFTDPRWIGFRKFEKILTPMIPFGLILLLNALTVNHILVTSRVRKTLRSQSKTENHHDPEMESRKKSIVLLFSISGSFILLWLVYILYFFNAANGLDDDAFYTFENIAYMLRDLSCCTNTFIYVTTQSKFREYLKRAVKYPFAPIIKLINKHKNGKQLKDPEL; translated from the exons ATGCATCGACCAATTCAATGGGTCAGAAAAATATTTTATCCGATTCTTGCAATTGTTGGTGTGCCTG TTAATGGAGTCGCAATCGTGATCCTGTCCCATGGAAATATTGGCCTCTCCACCTGCACCACTCGATACTTGGTGGCAATGGCGATGGCGGATCTACTGGTCATTATCACTGAGGTTATTTTCAACCGAATCAACAGTTATTATTTTCCAGTAAGTCTCCTCAGAAtcacccctgtgtgcagtgttaTCCATGTCCTGAACCGTGCGGCCCTAGACTGTTCTGTTTGGTTTACCGTCGCATTCACTTTTGATCGATTTATCGCCATTTGCTGGCTGAAGCTGAAATCGAAATATTGCACCAAGAGAACAGCGGCGGTGATACTGGCAACAACCGGCATTTTGCTCTGTTTAAAAAGTATTCCCATCTATTTCAGATTTAAACCCAAGTTGATCGTCTACAATGTACCATTCTTCTGTTCTAACAAACGAAGCTATTTTACTGACCCGAGATGGATTGGTTTTCGCAAGTTTGAAAAGATACTAACCCCAATGATACCATTCGGGTTAATTCTGTTGCTTAATGCTTTGACAGTCAATCACATTTTAGTGACCAGTCGAGTCCGTAAAACACTGAGGAGTCAGAGCAAGACAGAGAATCACcatgacccagagatggagagcagaaagaAGTCTATTGTTTTGCTCTTCAGCATATCCGGCAGCTTCATACTCCTGTGGTTGGTgtacattttatatttttttaatgctGCAAACGGATTAGATGACGATGCTTTCTATACCTTTGAGAACATCGCTTATATGCTGCGGGatttaagttgctgcacaaacacatttatttatgtgacaACTCAGTCCAAATTCAGAGAGTATTTGAAGAGGGCGGTGAAATATCCGTTTGCAccaattattaaattaattaataaacaCAAAAATGGAAAGCAGCTCAAAGATCCAGAGTTGTAG